A region of Asticcacaulis excentricus DNA encodes the following proteins:
- a CDS encoding FecR family protein: MSAIDEQAAAYIAARAAGRWDEADQAALEAWLAADTRHQGAFFRAEAAWAMLDRASVMGAGIAADTVHTSPFRALTPRPPTLTRRQWLAGGGLIAASVAGAALILPALTHQRLQTEVGELRKVPLKDQSIASVNTDTTLDVALGAKRRDIRLIRGEAWFQVAKDKARPFVVEADTVRARAVGTAFGVRRYPDGAEVMVSEGVVEVWNTQAPDTPTRLEAGGRIFVPYAPQPIRAEYAPETVDRRLAWREGQIALDNDSLTHAAAEFNRYNSRKIVIADPALGDEKLVGWFRADQPDTFARSVHLALDVPVRIDDTRIVIGAE; this comes from the coding sequence ATGTCGGCCATTGACGAACAGGCTGCGGCCTACATAGCGGCACGCGCCGCCGGGCGCTGGGATGAGGCCGATCAGGCCGCGCTTGAGGCGTGGCTGGCGGCCGATACGCGGCATCAGGGTGCCTTTTTTCGCGCCGAAGCCGCCTGGGCCATGCTGGATCGCGCCAGCGTGATGGGCGCAGGCATCGCCGCCGATACGGTCCATACGTCTCCTTTTCGGGCCTTGACTCCCCGCCCGCCTACCCTCACCCGTCGCCAATGGCTGGCCGGGGGCGGCCTGATCGCGGCGTCGGTTGCCGGCGCGGCCCTGATCCTGCCCGCATTGACCCATCAGCGGCTTCAGACCGAGGTGGGTGAACTGCGCAAGGTGCCGCTGAAAGACCAAAGCATCGCCAGCGTCAATACCGATACCACGCTCGATGTCGCGTTGGGGGCCAAACGCCGCGACATCCGCCTGATCCGTGGCGAGGCGTGGTTTCAGGTCGCCAAGGACAAGGCCCGCCCCTTTGTGGTCGAAGCCGATACGGTGCGCGCCCGCGCGGTCGGCACGGCCTTTGGTGTACGCCGCTACCCCGACGGGGCCGAGGTCATGGTCAGCGAAGGCGTGGTCGAGGTGTGGAACACGCAGGCACCGGACACCCCTACACGTCTTGAAGCCGGGGGTCGCATCTTTGTACCCTATGCGCCGCAGCCGATCCGCGCGGAATACGCCCCTGAAACCGTCGATCGTCGTCTGGCGTGGCGCGAGGGGCAGATCGCGCTCGATAATGACAGCCTGACCCACGCCGCCGCTGAGTTCAACCGCTACAACAGCCGCAAGATCGTGATTGCCGATCCGGCGCTGGGGGACGAGAAGCTGGTGGGCTGGTTCCGCGCCGATCAGCCGGACACCTTTGCCCGCTCGGTGCATCTGGCGCTCGACGTGCCGGTGCGTATCGACGACACCCGCATCGTCATCGGCGCGGAATAA
- a CDS encoding glycoside hydrolase family 53 protein, giving the protein MPLAHPLRALPAALLLMLGTLPAAEAREGRAYYFGSDLSYVNEMEDCGATYSRDGKPEDVYALFKSSGANLVRLRLWNDPKWTPYSNLADVTKAMKRAKAAGLPVLLDFHYSDDWADGDKQLVPAAWANLSTDQQVEALYKFTYDTLMTLNAQGLMPDQVQVGNETNGEMMGSVTWKQGDPVKPINWERNARLFNAGIRAVKDAGLKAGKTPRIMLHIAQPENVEGWFLKATKAGIEGYDLIGISYYKKWSKMDMAGLGAVINRLRHTYPGKDIVVVETAYPYTDKHMDENVNLMGEDSTFPAYGFSPEGQARYLLDLMQLTLDNGGAGVVYWEPAWVSTKCKTRWGSGSNWENATFFDFAGKALPALDWPKADYVYPVEMTFRVKDEGQSALFVSGDFTGGLAVPMTRENGWFVYRSWQRPGSTLLAGAATTPEALKDAPASEITVPAKAAVATLSTK; this is encoded by the coding sequence ATGCCCCTTGCCCACCCGCTCCGCGCCCTGCCCGCCGCCCTACTGCTGATGCTGGGCACCCTGCCCGCCGCCGAGGCCCGCGAAGGCCGCGCCTACTACTTCGGCAGCGACCTGTCCTATGTGAATGAGATGGAAGATTGCGGCGCGACCTACAGCCGCGACGGCAAGCCAGAGGACGTCTACGCGCTGTTCAAGTCGTCCGGGGCCAATCTGGTGCGCCTGCGCCTGTGGAATGATCCCAAATGGACGCCCTATTCCAATCTCGCCGACGTGACCAAAGCCATGAAACGGGCTAAGGCCGCCGGTCTGCCCGTCCTGCTCGACTTCCACTATTCCGACGACTGGGCCGATGGCGACAAGCAACTGGTACCCGCCGCCTGGGCTAATCTCAGCACCGATCAGCAGGTCGAAGCCCTGTATAAATTCACCTACGACACGCTGATGACCCTCAACGCGCAAGGGCTGATGCCGGATCAGGTTCAGGTCGGCAATGAAACCAATGGCGAGATGATGGGCTCGGTGACGTGGAAACAGGGCGATCCGGTCAAGCCGATCAACTGGGAACGCAATGCCCGCCTGTTCAATGCCGGTATCCGCGCCGTGAAGGACGCAGGCCTCAAGGCGGGCAAAACGCCGCGCATCATGCTGCACATCGCTCAGCCGGAAAACGTCGAGGGCTGGTTCCTCAAGGCGACCAAAGCCGGGATCGAAGGCTATGACCTGATCGGCATCAGCTATTATAAAAAGTGGTCGAAGATGGACATGGCGGGCCTTGGGGCGGTTATCAATCGCCTGCGCCACACCTATCCGGGTAAGGATATTGTGGTGGTCGAAACCGCCTATCCCTATACCGACAAGCATATGGACGAAAACGTCAATCTGATGGGCGAAGATTCGACCTTCCCCGCCTATGGCTTTTCGCCCGAAGGTCAGGCGCGCTACCTGCTCGACCTAATGCAACTGACGCTCGACAATGGCGGCGCGGGCGTTGTCTATTGGGAACCGGCGTGGGTGTCCACCAAATGCAAAACGCGCTGGGGCAGCGGCTCCAACTGGGAAAACGCCACCTTCTTCGACTTTGCGGGCAAGGCCTTGCCGGCGCTGGACTGGCCCAAAGCCGATTACGTCTATCCGGTCGAAATGACTTTCCGGGTGAAGGACGAAGGCCAGTCGGCCCTGTTCGTTAGCGGCGACTTCACCGGTGGTCTGGCCGTGCCGATGACGCGCGAAAACGGCTGGTTCGTCTACCGCAGTTGGCAGCGCCCCGGTTCGACCCTGCTGGCCGGGGCCGCCACCACCCCCGAAGCCCTGAAAGACGCGCCAGCCTCGGAAATCACCGTGCCGGCGAAGGCCGCCGTGGCGACCCTATCGACAAAATAA
- a CDS encoding RNA polymerase sigma factor → MSAHDERLAFIGTHILPHEAGMRQWLSRAGLSPSERDDLVQEVYYRLLRQTSYAHITDPRAYLYRIARNLMLEQIRKNRVVSITTVQNLDELGRADLSPTPEQAVSARRELSRVMAFIESLPARCKAVFELRKVHGLSQAETAARLGLSENVVEKETARGLTLILKQVAEGDAPALVPMQPARTRHVGH, encoded by the coding sequence ATGAGCGCGCACGACGAACGTCTGGCTTTCATCGGGACGCACATCCTGCCGCATGAGGCGGGGATGCGACAGTGGCTGTCGCGCGCCGGGCTTTCGCCGTCGGAGCGGGACGATCTGGTTCAGGAGGTCTATTACCGCCTGCTGCGCCAGACCAGCTACGCCCATATCACCGATCCGCGTGCCTATCTGTACAGGATAGCGCGCAATCTGATGCTGGAGCAGATCAGGAAAAACCGCGTCGTGTCGATCACCACTGTTCAAAACCTCGATGAACTGGGCCGGGCCGATCTGTCGCCCACACCGGAGCAGGCCGTTTCGGCGCGCCGCGAGCTGTCGCGCGTCATGGCCTTTATCGAGAGCCTGCCCGCCCGCTGCAAGGCGGTGTTTGAGCTGCGTAAGGTGCACGGCCTGTCTCAGGCCGAAACCGCCGCGCGGCTCGGCCTGAGCGAGAACGTGGTGGAAAAGGAAACGGCACGCGGCCTCACCCTGATCCTGAAGCAGGTCGCCGAAGGCGATGCGCCCGCTCTGGTGCCGATGCAACCCGCCCGGACCCGGCATGTCGGCCATTGA